From Deltaproteobacteria bacterium, the proteins below share one genomic window:
- the egtD gene encoding L-histidine N(alpha)-methyltransferase, translating to MSIVHGPVRATMAADVLRGMLSVPKALPPKYFYDARGSRLFDAICDTPEYYPTRTERALLARVAADVVARVRPAELAELGSGAARKTRVFLSAMGAGRFVPIDISEPMLVASARDLVRDYPWLSVYGVVADLDADLRSLLPAPAGPRLWLFLGGTIGNFDDPAAIALLSRVRAAMGPGDALAVGMDLVKAPWRLIAAYNDAVGITAEFNRNVLRVINRELGADFDVESFDHVALWRPELEQIEMHLEARRPMVATIGRLGVRVRFASGERIHTENSRKYTRASARRIAGAAGLRELDWLVSDDGAFALALLAPESP from the coding sequence ATGTCGATCGTGCACGGGCCGGTGCGCGCCACGATGGCAGCCGACGTGCTCCGCGGCATGCTGTCGGTCCCCAAGGCGCTGCCGCCCAAGTACTTCTACGACGCGCGCGGCTCGCGGTTGTTCGATGCAATCTGCGACACGCCGGAGTATTACCCGACCCGTACGGAGCGCGCGCTGCTCGCGCGGGTGGCGGCCGACGTCGTCGCGCGCGTGCGACCTGCCGAACTCGCGGAACTCGGCAGCGGCGCCGCCCGCAAGACGCGCGTGTTCCTGTCGGCGATGGGCGCGGGACGGTTCGTGCCGATCGACATCAGCGAGCCGATGCTCGTGGCCAGCGCGCGGGATCTGGTTCGCGACTATCCGTGGCTGAGCGTGTACGGGGTCGTGGCCGACCTGGACGCGGATCTGCGGTCGCTGCTGCCGGCTCCGGCGGGACCGCGGTTGTGGTTGTTCCTCGGCGGGACGATCGGAAACTTCGACGACCCGGCCGCGATTGCGCTGCTGTCTCGCGTGCGCGCGGCGATGGGACCGGGCGACGCCCTCGCGGTCGGAATGGACCTCGTGAAGGCGCCGTGGCGGTTGATTGCGGCATACAACGATGCGGTGGGCATCACCGCCGAGTTCAACCGCAACGTGCTGCGCGTGATCAACCGGGAACTCGGCGCCGACTTCGATGTGGAGTCGTTCGACCACGTCGCGTTGTGGCGGCCGGAACTCGAGCAGATCGAGATGCACCTCGAGGCCCGGCGACCGATGGTCGCGACCATCGGCCGACTCGGCGTTCGCGTGCGGTTTGCGTCGGGGGAGCGCATCCATACCGAGAACAGCCGCAAGTACACGCGCGCGAGCGCGCGGCGGATTGCCGGCGCGGCCGGACTTCGCGAACTCGACTGGCTCGTGTCCGACGACGGGGCGTTCGCGCTCGCGCTGCTCGCGCCGGAATCGCCGTGA
- the priA gene encoding primosomal protein N' has protein sequence MDVAEVAVELPVAGTYHYEVPARWSMRPLVGARVLVPFGGRGVTGIVVAYPAAAAVPAGQMRPIEDVLDDVPPVSAELLDLCLWVARYYEAPPGEVLRAALPAGTRVTAARFVALTDAGREALAGAAGGALPRRLRDVLGRVAGAGGAIAARQLGARGIRREDVDALVASGLLQRTTARSRARVRPRTERVAVAVGPVDAAVRAALARAPKRLAVLEAIVAAGGAAAVADLKHAEPRAADHVRALSRAGLVEVVHRPVRRDGWAVAADDVATSAPVEPPQLTEPQRAALDQIARAVDDGVFRSFVLHGVTGSGKTEVYLHAIARALAAGKSAIVLVPEISLTPQLAARFRARFGDRVAVLHSGLSDGERFDEWHRLRRGQAAIALGARSAVFAPVDRLGVVVVDEEHDSSFKQEEGVRYHARDVALVRAQRAGAVCILGSATPSLESYRAAATGRHALLELPSRATARPLPEVDIVDLRTYQPEGDAMLTAPLAAAIDDALAAGDQVILFLNRRGFSTFVVCGRCGHAFRCPHCSVALTHHHRSRKLLCHYCGHSEPVPDRCTPCGGAKTILRRGIGTEKVAAAVGARYPGARVARLDRDSAAGAGLHDVLRRVARREVDILVGTQMVTKGHDFPGVTLVGVLCADTGLSLPDFRASERTFQLLTQVAGRAGRGDRPGRVVIQTYRPEAVAVAAAGRHDYAWFYRAESASRAELGYPPFGHVIAVRFDGPDPGAVRAVARQFEDRIRALRAPGVTALGPVEAPLARLKGRSRWHVWLRGSDRKAVRAAARALVAPGVDRPASVRVVVDVDPVSAL, from the coding sequence ATGGACGTCGCCGAAGTCGCGGTCGAGCTGCCGGTGGCCGGCACGTACCACTACGAGGTGCCCGCGCGCTGGTCGATGCGGCCGTTGGTCGGGGCGCGCGTCCTCGTGCCGTTCGGTGGCCGCGGCGTCACCGGCATCGTCGTGGCGTACCCGGCGGCCGCCGCCGTGCCGGCCGGGCAGATGCGACCGATCGAAGACGTGCTCGACGATGTCCCGCCGGTGAGCGCGGAACTGCTCGACCTGTGCCTGTGGGTGGCGCGCTACTACGAGGCGCCGCCGGGCGAGGTGCTCCGCGCGGCGCTACCGGCCGGCACGCGGGTAACCGCTGCACGGTTCGTCGCGCTCACCGATGCGGGGCGCGAGGCGCTGGCCGGTGCGGCGGGGGGGGCCTTGCCGCGCCGCCTGCGCGACGTGTTGGGCCGGGTCGCCGGAGCGGGCGGGGCGATCGCGGCACGGCAGTTGGGTGCGCGAGGCATCCGCCGCGAGGACGTCGATGCGCTCGTGGCGAGCGGGCTGCTGCAACGTACGACGGCGCGGTCGCGCGCGCGCGTCCGGCCGCGCACCGAGCGCGTCGCCGTCGCGGTCGGCCCCGTCGACGCCGCGGTCCGCGCCGCGCTGGCGCGGGCGCCGAAGCGGCTCGCCGTGCTCGAGGCGATCGTGGCGGCCGGCGGGGCGGCGGCCGTGGCGGATCTGAAACATGCCGAACCGCGCGCGGCCGACCACGTGCGCGCGCTGTCGCGCGCGGGGTTGGTCGAGGTCGTCCACCGGCCGGTGCGCCGCGACGGCTGGGCGGTCGCCGCCGACGACGTCGCCACGTCGGCGCCCGTCGAGCCACCGCAACTCACGGAGCCGCAGCGCGCGGCGCTCGATCAGATCGCGCGCGCGGTCGACGACGGGGTGTTTCGGTCGTTCGTGCTGCACGGCGTGACCGGCAGCGGCAAGACGGAGGTGTATCTGCACGCAATCGCGCGCGCGCTGGCGGCGGGCAAGTCGGCCATCGTGCTCGTGCCGGAGATTTCGCTGACGCCGCAGCTCGCCGCGCGGTTTCGCGCCCGTTTCGGCGATCGGGTGGCCGTGTTGCACAGCGGGCTCAGCGACGGCGAGCGGTTCGACGAATGGCACCGCTTGCGACGCGGGCAGGCGGCGATCGCGCTGGGCGCGCGCTCGGCGGTGTTTGCGCCGGTGGACCGCCTCGGCGTCGTCGTGGTCGACGAAGAACACGACTCGAGCTTCAAGCAGGAGGAGGGCGTGCGCTACCACGCGCGCGACGTGGCGCTCGTCCGCGCCCAACGCGCGGGCGCGGTGTGCATCCTCGGGTCGGCGACACCGTCGCTCGAAAGCTATCGGGCGGCCGCGACCGGTCGCCACGCGTTGCTCGAACTGCCGTCGCGCGCCACCGCGCGTCCGTTGCCAGAGGTCGACATCGTCGATCTGCGCACGTACCAGCCAGAGGGCGACGCGATGCTCACGGCGCCGCTGGCGGCCGCGATCGACGATGCGCTGGCCGCGGGCGACCAGGTCATCCTGTTCCTCAATCGGCGCGGGTTCTCGACATTCGTCGTGTGTGGTCGCTGCGGCCATGCGTTCCGCTGCCCACACTGCTCCGTGGCGCTCACTCACCACCATCGATCGCGAAAGTTGCTGTGCCATTACTGCGGCCACAGCGAACCAGTCCCCGACCGCTGCACGCCGTGCGGTGGCGCCAAGACGATCTTGCGCCGCGGCATCGGCACCGAGAAGGTCGCCGCGGCAGTCGGTGCGCGCTATCCCGGCGCGCGCGTCGCGCGGCTCGACCGCGACTCGGCCGCGGGAGCCGGACTTCACGACGTGCTCCGTCGCGTCGCGCGCCGCGAGGTGGACATCCTCGTCGGCACGCAGATGGTCACCAAGGGACACGACTTTCCGGGGGTGACGCTCGTCGGCGTGTTGTGCGCCGACACCGGTCTGTCGCTCCCCGACTTCCGCGCGAGCGAGCGCACGTTCCAGCTGCTGACCCAGGTCGCCGGGCGTGCGGGCCGGGGCGACCGGCCGGGCCGCGTGGTGATCCAGACGTATCGCCCCGAGGCGGTCGCGGTCGCCGCCGCGGGCCGGCACGACTACGCGTGGTTCTATCGGGCGGAGTCAGCGAGTCGGGCCGAACTCGGCTACCCGCCGTTCGGCCACGTGATCGCCGTCCGCTTCGATGGACCCGACCCCGGTGCCGTCCGCGCTGTCGCGCGGCAGTTCGAGGATCGGATCCGCGCGTTGCGCGCGCCCGGCGTGACGGCGCTCGGACCGGTCGAGGCTCCGCTCGCGCGCCTCAAGGGGCGATCGCGTTGGCACGTGTGGCTGCGCGGATCGGACCGCAAGGCGGTGCGCGCCGCGGCGCGCGCGCTGGTCGCGCCCGGCGTCGATCGTCCCGCGTCGGTGCGCGTCGTGGTGGACGTGGACCCCGTGTCGGCCCTGTAG